The Lacipirellula parvula genome window below encodes:
- a CDS encoding BBP7 family outer membrane beta-barrel protein, which yields MLFTASAGRRGAALLCLLLASSPLSASAQDCGIVDCGEPVCGFPDDSCTSCDSCGSCGSNCGGACKSNGCDRFWVRGEYLYWQVTGADSPALVTSSPDGTSLATAGQLGQNTTTTLVGNDALTDKWRSGFAVSTGYWLDPCNGLAVVGDYFQVGSNNFNSSLGPDDGTIYARPFFNSETGLQDAQLVNVPDEQAGNVHVQSSSQFQGAGLGLEKCLLSCGNANSCGPSGWVTLVGGYRYYQHNSALQVNEDILILDNTTSPLVPGTTVYVEDKFGARNQFHGGEIGLQGRRQEGWIWIDGLATMAIGANNRAVSINGGTDITVPAGGGTTSNPGGLLTSGETNIGNYTDTKAVVIPRFRLGLGAQITERLSARFGYNVIVWTDVVQAASELPPGLSSDPRNLPPVQGGGGAQPAFPGMFGTTVVAHGADLGLELTF from the coding sequence ATGCTTTTCACCGCTTCGGCGGGGCGGCGCGGCGCTGCTCTGCTCTGTCTTCTGCTGGCTTCTAGCCCGCTTTCCGCCAGCGCCCAAGATTGCGGCATCGTCGACTGCGGCGAACCGGTCTGCGGCTTTCCGGACGACTCTTGCACCTCGTGCGATTCGTGCGGTTCGTGCGGTTCGAACTGCGGCGGCGCCTGCAAGTCGAACGGCTGCGATCGCTTCTGGGTTCGCGGCGAGTACCTCTACTGGCAAGTCACCGGCGCCGATTCGCCGGCGCTCGTCACGTCGAGCCCCGACGGCACGTCGCTCGCCACGGCAGGCCAACTCGGCCAGAACACGACGACGACGCTCGTCGGCAACGATGCGCTGACCGACAAGTGGCGCTCGGGCTTCGCCGTCAGCACTGGCTACTGGCTCGATCCATGCAACGGGTTGGCGGTCGTCGGCGACTACTTCCAAGTCGGCAGCAACAACTTCAATTCTAGCCTTGGCCCCGACGACGGCACGATCTACGCCCGTCCGTTCTTTAACAGCGAGACCGGGCTGCAAGACGCCCAGCTGGTGAACGTGCCGGACGAACAGGCAGGCAACGTCCACGTGCAGAGCAGCAGCCAGTTCCAAGGCGCCGGCCTCGGCTTGGAAAAATGCCTGCTGAGCTGCGGCAACGCGAACTCGTGCGGTCCGAGCGGTTGGGTAACCCTCGTCGGCGGGTACCGCTACTACCAGCACAACTCCGCACTGCAAGTTAACGAAGACATCCTAATCCTTGATAACACGACCTCGCCACTGGTTCCGGGAACGACGGTATACGTCGAAGACAAGTTCGGCGCTCGCAACCAATTCCACGGCGGTGAAATTGGTTTGCAAGGTCGCCGGCAAGAGGGTTGGATTTGGATCGACGGCCTCGCGACGATGGCGATCGGCGCCAACAATCGCGCCGTGTCGATCAACGGCGGCACCGATATCACTGTTCCGGCCGGCGGCGGCACGACTTCGAATCCCGGCGGTCTGCTAACCTCGGGCGAGACGAACATCGGCAACTACACCGATACGAAGGCAGTCGTCATTCCGCGCTTCCGGCTCGGCCTCGGCGCCCAGATCACCGAACGGCTCAGCGCTCGCTTCGGCTACAACGTGATTGTCTGGACCGACGTCGTGCAAGCCGCATCGGAGTTGCCGCCGGGCTTGTCGAGCGATCCGCGGAACTTGCCGCCGGTGCAAGGCGGCGGCGGAGCGCAGCCGGCGTTCCCGGGGATGTTCGGCACGACGGTGGTCGCCCATGGCGCCGACCTAGGGCTGGAACTGACGTTCTAG
- a CDS encoding DUF1580 domain-containing protein — protein MERVTGQRPRQMTLHRWFRCNSHGVKLKTLVCGGRHMSSVPAVKRFFEVATAASDGVTERPVRTNRQREAAIAKAERELNKAGI, from the coding sequence ATAGAGCGAGTCACTGGGCAGCGCCCCCGCCAAATGACGCTGCATCGTTGGTTTCGTTGTAACTCTCACGGCGTGAAGCTTAAGACGCTCGTTTGTGGCGGCCGTCACATGAGTAGCGTGCCCGCCGTGAAGCGATTCTTCGAAGTAGCTACTGCTGCCAGCGATGGCGTGACAGAACGGCCAGTTCGCACGAATCGTCAGCGTGAGGCAGCGATCGCCAAAGCCGAGCGAGAACTCAACAAGGCCGGGATCTGA
- a CDS encoding formylglycine-generating enzyme family protein → MRLTAALILSAFVASWATPAHAVSFSFAHVGNAGNAADPRTGLGAVAYSYSISKTEVTNAQYVEFLNKVDPAGSNALGLFYASMAGVNGGIEKTGATDGARYVARAGREQQPVSSVSFFHAMRFVNWLHNGQGNGGTESGVYTIGSGIDEVRSANAKFWIPSQDEWYKAAYHDSTAGTAGVYFDFPTGSNAIPISDKPADNPSAANYFNDDGLANGFNDGYAVSGSTSPIPGALFTDVGAYTQAASPYGTFDQDGNVEEWNESVGPGFARDLRGSSAMGGYPEMQVDWRNWAHPMFGHETFGFRVATVPEPGAAVLGAMAVAGLFFRKRDDELTC, encoded by the coding sequence ATGAGACTTACCGCAGCGTTGATTCTCTCCGCCTTTGTGGCCTCTTGGGCGACGCCGGCCCACGCGGTCTCGTTCAGCTTCGCTCACGTCGGCAACGCCGGCAACGCGGCCGATCCTCGGACGGGACTTGGAGCCGTTGCGTACAGCTATTCGATTTCCAAAACTGAAGTCACCAATGCCCAGTACGTCGAGTTTCTCAATAAGGTAGACCCCGCAGGCAGTAACGCCCTAGGCCTCTTCTACGCAAGCATGGCAGGCGTCAACGGCGGCATCGAGAAGACCGGCGCGACAGACGGCGCCCGGTATGTCGCGAGAGCTGGCCGTGAGCAGCAGCCTGTCAGTTCCGTGTCGTTCTTTCATGCGATGCGGTTCGTCAACTGGCTGCACAACGGCCAAGGCAACGGCGGTACGGAGTCGGGCGTTTACACGATCGGCAGCGGCATCGACGAGGTGCGTTCGGCGAACGCCAAGTTTTGGATTCCGAGCCAAGACGAGTGGTACAAGGCGGCGTACCACGATTCAACCGCCGGCACGGCCGGCGTCTACTTCGACTTCCCCACCGGCAGCAACGCCATTCCGATTAGCGACAAACCGGCGGACAACCCATCCGCCGCGAATTACTTCAATGACGATGGACTGGCGAACGGCTTCAACGACGGCTATGCCGTGAGCGGGTCGACGAGCCCCATCCCCGGCGCTCTCTTCACCGATGTGGGCGCTTACACGCAGGCCGCAAGCCCCTATGGAACATTCGACCAAGACGGCAATGTAGAAGAATGGAACGAATCGGTGGGGCCTGGCTTCGCACGCGACCTGCGGGGCAGCTCAGCCATGGGCGGATATCCAGAAATGCAGGTCGATTGGCGGAACTGGGCCCATCCAATGTTCGGTCATGAAACATTTGGTTTTCGCGTGGCAACTGTTCCGGAACCAGGCGCAGCGGTCCTGGGGGCGATGGCTGTTGCAGGTCTGTTCTTTCGGAAAAGGGATGACGAGCTAACCTGCTAG
- a CDS encoding Imm32 family immunity protein, which translates to MASWHTKNVIRTLSGYLVVDGDGEIRVYGDPEGLRSLGQALISVADLDQSALDDRECPPDDSFHQHYTIMQADGSLGGLTVGRVDEKASGRIRDCFPAV; encoded by the coding sequence ATGGCTAGCTGGCACACCAAGAACGTCATTCGCACGCTGTCGGGCTACCTCGTCGTTGACGGAGACGGCGAGATCCGCGTCTATGGCGATCCCGAGGGACTTCGATCGCTAGGTCAGGCGCTGATCTCAGTCGCCGATTTGGACCAGTCCGCTCTGGACGACCGTGAATGTCCGCCAGACGACTCGTTCCATCAGCACTACACGATCATGCAGGCGGACGGTTCGCTTGGGGGACTCACTGTTGGCCGAGTCGATGAGAAAGCTTCCGGCCGAATACGCGACTGCTTTCCGGCAGTTTGA
- a CDS encoding PEP-CTERM sorting domain-containing protein, which translates to MLHSTINRRLGTALLLAVITSTDFGASSLRADQIDTFDDATSFNLSPTSTTPSGLNIPVTLNQTAADGIDPAVTLGGERFISISGGGFLDLPTVRKQSGEHSISFSSASRLGFKEASVFLLDYGRTTPLTDGLGGIDFDAQWDNVTVGVTFARSNNFPAVSTGYLTVAFESGDHAGGTIRTGSITKTFTAAGDFAFAFNELGYAGVDFSDVTQVTVSMREGSLDGARFTISGISREAVPEPASIGLASVAIVSFAALRRRQ; encoded by the coding sequence ATGCTGCACTCCACTATCAATCGTCGCTTGGGAACGGCTCTCCTACTGGCCGTGATCACGTCCACTGACTTCGGAGCCTCAAGTCTCCGCGCCGATCAAATCGACACCTTTGATGACGCGACAAGCTTCAATCTAAGCCCGACTTCGACGACCCCTTCTGGGCTGAATATTCCCGTCACCCTCAACCAAACTGCTGCCGACGGAATTGATCCTGCCGTTACGCTCGGCGGAGAACGCTTCATCTCGATCTCGGGCGGAGGATTTTTGGATCTCCCCACAGTTCGGAAGCAAAGCGGTGAGCATTCGATCTCCTTTTCCTCAGCGAGCCGCTTGGGCTTCAAAGAAGCGAGCGTTTTCTTGTTGGATTATGGCCGCACTACCCCCCTGACTGACGGTTTGGGCGGAATCGACTTCGATGCCCAGTGGGACAATGTGACAGTCGGCGTCACATTCGCCCGCTCCAACAACTTTCCCGCTGTCTCAACTGGATACCTAACAGTCGCATTCGAGAGCGGCGACCATGCAGGTGGCACGATCCGCACCGGCTCTATTACGAAAACGTTCACTGCTGCCGGCGACTTCGCTTTCGCCTTCAATGAACTCGGTTACGCTGGCGTCGATTTCAGCGACGTTACTCAGGTAACGGTATCGATGAGAGAAGGCAGTCTTGATGGCGCCCGTTTCACCATCAGTGGTATTTCACGAGAGGCCGTCCCCGAGCCCGCGTCAATCGGACTGGCCAGCGTTGCTATCGTGAGCTTCGCCGCCCTCCGCCGCCGCCAATAA
- a CDS encoding PEP-CTERM sorting domain-containing protein — protein sequence MRQLLFVLLVALLSSAAFATPYAEYNPATGDVTLKELNGLFEFQFNSKNGLLNKTIAGQSPHYSPTNAVAPVVSDAYVNGPGYILRWTPSPGETQLNFDSLTILHAVQPFTPHLNELQFATRFSGDRGLLLRELRVVPEPSTIAILGVGLLALAALRGRA from the coding sequence ATGCGACAACTACTCTTCGTTCTCTTAGTGGCCCTTTTGTCGTCGGCGGCCTTTGCGACACCGTATGCTGAGTACAATCCAGCGACTGGTGACGTAACTCTGAAAGAACTCAACGGCCTCTTCGAATTCCAGTTCAACTCGAAGAACGGATTACTCAACAAGACGATTGCCGGACAATCGCCACACTACTCGCCGACCAATGCCGTGGCGCCGGTTGTCAGCGACGCTTACGTTAATGGGCCGGGCTACATCCTTCGGTGGACGCCGTCGCCGGGTGAGACACAGTTGAATTTCGACTCGCTGACGATCTTGCACGCCGTTCAGCCATTCACTCCGCACTTGAACGAACTGCAATTCGCCACACGCTTCTCGGGCGATCGCGGACTTTTACTACGCGAACTTCGCGTTGTCCCTGAGCCGTCGACGATCGCAATTCTTGGCGTTGGCCTGCTCGCCCTCGCCGCCCTCCGCGGTCGCGCGTAG
- a CDS encoding PEP-CTERM sorting domain-containing protein (PEP-CTERM proteins occur, often in large numbers, in the proteomes of bacteria that also encode an exosortase, a predicted intramembrane cysteine proteinase. The presence of a PEP-CTERM domain at a protein's C-terminus predicts cleavage within the sorting domain, followed by covalent anchoring to some some component of the (usually Gram-negative) cell surface. Many PEP-CTERM proteins exhibit an unusual sequence composition that includes large numbers of potential glycosylation sites. Expression of one such protein has been shown restore the ability of a bacterium to form floc, a type of biofilm.) — translation MRTAALSLLLALASTNAFAALVLDQEYNPGALGKVGSMTFITGGQYKSQQAQTFTVGVAGQLKAVEMYLVNTSATQPLQVELRTTAAGKPTSTVLASASLLPSQVPTISQIPGIIGDYTPWGGPMTRFEFPGVAVTPGDVLAVSVRTTDPQVAYQWIVPSMLHISDPPYPKYMGGSLWETSTLDPDWVTSPTTSGVFRTFVDVVPEPASLALLLPAAMGLAFARRRTA, via the coding sequence ATGAGAACTGCAGCTTTGAGTCTTCTTCTCGCGTTGGCATCGACGAACGCCTTCGCAGCGCTCGTGCTCGACCAGGAATACAATCCGGGAGCGCTCGGCAAGGTCGGATCGATGACCTTTATTACTGGCGGGCAGTATAAATCACAGCAAGCTCAGACATTTACGGTCGGCGTGGCGGGCCAATTGAAGGCAGTCGAGATGTATCTCGTGAACACATCCGCCACGCAACCGCTGCAGGTGGAGTTGCGAACGACGGCTGCGGGAAAGCCGACGAGCACCGTGCTGGCTTCCGCCTCCTTGCTCCCCTCGCAGGTTCCCACGATCAGTCAAATCCCGGGAATCATCGGCGACTACACCCCCTGGGGCGGCCCGATGACTCGGTTCGAGTTTCCCGGCGTTGCCGTGACGCCGGGCGACGTGCTGGCCGTGTCGGTCAGAACCACTGATCCGCAAGTCGCTTACCAGTGGATCGTGCCGTCGATGCTGCACATCAGCGATCCGCCCTATCCCAAGTACATGGGCGGCAGCCTGTGGGAAACAAGCACGTTGGATCCCGATTGGGTGACTTCGCCGACGACCAGCGGCGTATTCCGCACGTTCGTCGACGTCGTGCCGGAGCCGGCGTCGCTGGCGCTGCTGCTGCCTGCCGCGATGGGGCTCGCTTTCGCTCGCCGTCGGACCGCCTAG
- a CDS encoding Dps family protein translates to MTTATKNAPTAGNRATPITNQKAHEIQAFGHVVAMPLALSEKVRKQSVDNLNQLLADTMTLRDMYKKHHWQVSGPTFYQLHLLFDKHFGEQSEIVDTIAERIMTLGGLSVAMAHDVAETTTIPRPPKGREEAPVQISRLLQAHEIVLQLSHTIAKEAADAGDDGTNDMVVGGVIRPNELQAWFLAEHLVNMPLAVADSGG, encoded by the coding sequence ATGACCACGGCTACGAAAAACGCCCCGACGGCCGGCAACCGCGCCACCCCGATCACCAACCAGAAGGCCCACGAAATCCAAGCCTTCGGCCACGTCGTGGCGATGCCGCTCGCACTGAGCGAGAAAGTCCGCAAGCAAAGCGTCGACAACCTTAACCAGTTGCTCGCCGATACGATGACGCTGCGAGACATGTACAAGAAGCACCACTGGCAGGTCTCAGGGCCGACGTTCTACCAACTCCATCTGCTGTTCGATAAGCACTTCGGGGAACAGTCGGAGATCGTCGACACGATTGCCGAGCGGATCATGACGCTCGGCGGCTTGAGCGTTGCAATGGCTCACGATGTGGCCGAAACGACGACGATTCCGCGTCCGCCGAAAGGTCGCGAAGAGGCCCCAGTCCAGATCTCGCGGCTGCTGCAGGCCCACGAGATCGTGCTACAGCTCAGCCATACGATCGCGAAGGAAGCGGCCGACGCCGGCGACGACGGCACGAACGATATGGTCGTCGGCGGCGTGATCCGGCCGAACGAACTGCAAGCTTGGTTCCTGGCGGAACACCTCGTCAACATGCCGCTGGCGGTTGCCGACAGCGGGGGTTGA
- a CDS encoding cupin domain-containing protein: MTDFGIPPRATADFLFRNNTPDPLLSGKTLPTFKFELEATTGRVDNGSFGKEATVEQLPISKGIAGVSMRLEPGVTRELHWHATAAEWAFVLEGRCRTTLVDPAGNSETDDFAAGDVWYFPRGHAHSIECLGDKPCHFILIFDNGYFSEFGTFSITDWLGHAPKELLAKNLGLDAQDFAGIPSTEVYFIHGQQPPATPAPPLQAAANVSKSTHKYALLSEPPHSVHEGGREWRLGADKFPISQTITGVVLDLDPGALRELHWHPTADEWQYVISGEVSVTMFGSHGRFRTETLQGGDVGYIPQGYGHSIENTGTTPARLLIAFNTGVYAAISISQWMSGNPAYLLADHFGKPPEFFAKFPQGDVFIAGRSPAITKP; encoded by the coding sequence ATGACCGACTTCGGAATTCCGCCGCGAGCCACCGCCGACTTTTTATTTCGCAACAACACGCCCGATCCGCTTCTTTCAGGAAAGACGCTGCCGACGTTCAAGTTTGAACTCGAAGCGACGACGGGCCGCGTCGATAACGGCAGCTTCGGCAAAGAAGCGACCGTCGAGCAGCTGCCGATCTCGAAGGGGATCGCTGGCGTCTCGATGCGGCTGGAGCCGGGCGTGACGCGCGAACTCCACTGGCACGCCACCGCAGCGGAGTGGGCCTTCGTGTTGGAAGGTCGCTGCCGCACGACGCTCGTCGATCCCGCGGGCAACTCCGAGACTGACGACTTCGCGGCAGGCGACGTCTGGTACTTCCCACGCGGGCATGCCCACTCGATCGAGTGCCTCGGCGACAAGCCGTGCCACTTCATTCTCATTTTCGACAACGGCTACTTCAGCGAGTTCGGCACGTTTAGTATCACCGACTGGCTCGGCCACGCGCCGAAGGAACTGCTGGCCAAAAACCTCGGCCTCGACGCGCAGGACTTCGCCGGCATTCCGTCCACCGAAGTTTACTTTATCCACGGCCAGCAACCGCCGGCGACGCCCGCTCCGCCGCTGCAAGCGGCAGCGAATGTTAGCAAGTCGACGCACAAGTACGCGCTGCTCTCTGAACCGCCCCACTCGGTGCACGAAGGGGGTCGCGAGTGGCGGCTCGGCGCCGATAAGTTCCCGATCTCGCAAACGATCACCGGCGTCGTGCTCGATCTCGATCCGGGTGCGCTCCGCGAACTCCACTGGCATCCGACCGCCGACGAATGGCAGTACGTCATCTCGGGCGAGGTGAGCGTCACCATGTTCGGCTCCCATGGTCGCTTCCGCACGGAGACGCTCCAAGGAGGCGACGTCGGTTACATCCCGCAAGGGTACGGCCACTCGATCGAGAACACCGGGACGACTCCCGCGCGGCTGTTGATCGCATTCAATACAGGCGTCTACGCGGCGATCAGTATTTCGCAATGGATGTCGGGCAACCCGGCGTACTTGCTAGCCGACCACTTTGGCAAGCCGCCGGAATTCTTCGCCAAGTTCCCGCAAGGCGACGTGTTCATCGCCGGTCGTTCGCCCGCCATTACGAAGCCGTAA
- a CDS encoding DUF1501 domain-containing protein, whose product MALLRSPLRRRSFLAVGVAGFGLDLVDFFAIRKAQAAENQFETPPVVAESIIHINLPGGIAAQESFDPKPFAPLEYRGELKAIPTKIAGESFSELLPLTANIADRLTVVRSLTHGEAAHERGEHNMFTGYRPSPALLYPSMGSVVSHEFGPRNDLPPYICVPNAVTPYAGPGYLSSSYAPFSLGDDPARAGFKVRDLNLPGGVDQARYQRRLSALESINEHFAKKTQADNVAAMSTFYERAFDLIGSPKAQEAFNIDAETPEMRDRYGRHEAGQRMLISRRLVEAGARFVSLTYGGWDHHVNIMAGVRGSLPAFDQGYAALITDLDERGLLDKTLVLVTTEFGRTPKINGTAGRDHWSKVFSVVLAGGGTKRGAVIGSSGPTAMEPEDCPISPEDLATTVYNQLGIAAAKELMAPGDRPIEIVDGGKVRKELLA is encoded by the coding sequence ATGGCGCTTCTCAGGTCTCCGCTTCGCCGTCGCAGTTTTCTGGCCGTCGGCGTCGCTGGATTCGGATTGGATCTCGTCGACTTCTTCGCGATTCGCAAAGCCCAGGCGGCTGAGAATCAATTCGAGACGCCGCCCGTCGTCGCTGAGAGCATCATTCACATCAACCTGCCGGGCGGCATCGCCGCGCAGGAATCGTTCGACCCCAAGCCCTTCGCCCCGCTGGAGTACCGCGGCGAGCTGAAGGCCATCCCGACCAAAATCGCCGGCGAGTCGTTCAGCGAACTGCTGCCGCTGACGGCCAACATCGCCGACCGACTGACGGTCGTTCGCTCGCTCACCCACGGCGAAGCGGCCCACGAGCGCGGCGAACATAACATGTTCACCGGCTACCGTCCGAGCCCCGCGCTCCTCTACCCCAGCATGGGTAGCGTGGTGAGCCACGAGTTTGGCCCCCGCAACGATTTGCCGCCGTACATCTGCGTGCCGAATGCGGTGACGCCGTACGCGGGGCCTGGTTACTTGAGCTCGTCGTACGCGCCGTTCAGTTTGGGCGACGACCCCGCGCGTGCCGGTTTCAAAGTGCGCGATTTGAATCTGCCCGGAGGCGTCGATCAGGCTCGCTACCAGCGTCGGCTCTCCGCGCTCGAGTCGATCAACGAACACTTCGCCAAGAAGACGCAGGCCGACAACGTCGCCGCGATGAGCACCTTCTACGAGCGGGCGTTCGATCTCATCGGCTCGCCGAAAGCGCAAGAGGCGTTCAACATCGACGCCGAAACGCCGGAGATGCGCGATCGCTACGGTCGCCACGAAGCGGGGCAGCGGATGCTGATCTCGCGCCGCTTGGTTGAAGCCGGCGCCCGTTTCGTTTCGCTCACGTACGGCGGTTGGGATCACCACGTCAACATCATGGCCGGCGTGCGCGGATCGCTGCCCGCGTTCGACCAAGGCTATGCCGCGCTGATCACCGATCTCGACGAACGCGGCTTGCTCGACAAGACGCTCGTGCTCGTGACCACTGAATTCGGCCGCACGCCGAAGATCAACGGCACGGCCGGTCGCGATCACTGGTCGAAGGTGTTTAGCGTCGTGCTGGCCGGCGGCGGCACGAAGCGTGGCGCCGTCATTGGTTCGTCGGGCCCGACGGCGATGGAGCCGGAAGATTGCCCAATCTCGCCTGAAGATTTGGCGACGACCGTCTACAACCAACTCGGCATCGCAGCCGCGAAGGAACTGATGGCGCCAGGCGATCGACCAATCGAAATCGTCGACGGCGGCAAAGTCCGCAAAGAACTGTTGGCCTAG
- a CDS encoding PPC domain-containing protein, whose protein sequence is MTKSVGFIVAVCGIATATAVNAASPRLDHLQPQGGQRGTEVAVTLIGGRVGQEPQQVLFYDPGIELKSIERIDDNQAKATFAIAADCQPGIHGIRVRTATGLTNLRTFHVGTLPEINETEPNTEFEKPQPIALGSVVNGVITNEDVDYFVVEAKEGERISVEVEGLRLGRTFFDPAIAILDEERFEVAASDDAPLLLQDGFCSVIAPKTGKYIVEMRETSYRGDDASTYRLHVGKFPRPTVAFPGGGKPGEEVELKLLGDPLGEKVAKVKLPETPPLDFRFAAEDENGAAATGLPLRVVDLPNVVEAEPNHELDSATRGELPAAFCGVIGEAGDLDRFRFAAKKGEVWDMNIVAREIRSPLDAILRVRKASGEELAGSDDNAGRPDSYIRFTAPEDGEYVADVVDQLNQGGSTYAYRLEITKPRLAVDIVLEERSQFETTEVVVPQGGRAAVMVTANRAEFGGDLNVAFGALPEGVTHETVMLTGDYNRLPVLLKATPEAPLAGQLTTVTAELTDKSQPVLNRFRQQTWLIRGSNNVNVWSHYATQGAVAVAQPLPFSIKIVEPKAPLVQSGSKDLKVIAEKKDGFDGRIAVRMLYDPPGLSSHQGIGIEPGQTEAVIPLTTNPQAWPRDWKIIVVAEADVNGTVRTASEFATLKIAPQYLAMAYPTVATEQGKSLDYAIGITQATPFNGAAKVELVGLPPGVTTQPQEITKDSTEVKFPLQVAADARVGHHKQLYCVVTVMENDEPVVHTVGTGELRIDAPLPPPQTAQEGTPATGEAS, encoded by the coding sequence ATGACCAAGTCTGTGGGTTTTATCGTCGCGGTCTGCGGCATTGCGACGGCGACGGCTGTGAATGCGGCTTCGCCGCGGCTTGACCACCTGCAACCGCAGGGGGGGCAGCGCGGCACGGAGGTCGCCGTCACGCTCATCGGCGGCCGCGTCGGGCAAGAGCCGCAGCAGGTGTTGTTTTACGATCCGGGCATCGAGCTGAAGTCGATCGAACGGATCGACGACAACCAAGCGAAGGCGACGTTTGCGATCGCGGCCGATTGCCAGCCCGGCATCCACGGCATTCGCGTTCGCACGGCCACGGGGCTGACTAACCTCCGCACGTTCCATGTTGGGACGCTGCCGGAAATCAACGAGACCGAGCCGAACACCGAGTTCGAAAAACCGCAGCCGATTGCCCTCGGCTCGGTGGTGAACGGCGTCATCACAAATGAAGACGTCGACTACTTCGTCGTCGAAGCGAAAGAGGGCGAGCGGATTTCGGTCGAGGTCGAAGGCCTCCGGCTCGGCAGAACCTTCTTCGACCCGGCGATTGCGATTCTCGATGAAGAACGATTTGAAGTCGCGGCCAGCGACGACGCACCGCTGCTCTTGCAAGATGGCTTTTGCAGCGTCATCGCGCCGAAGACCGGTAAGTACATCGTCGAGATGCGCGAAACTTCCTACCGCGGCGACGATGCGTCGACCTACCGCCTGCATGTGGGCAAATTTCCGCGGCCGACCGTCGCCTTTCCCGGCGGCGGCAAGCCGGGCGAGGAAGTGGAACTCAAACTGCTCGGCGATCCGCTCGGCGAGAAGGTTGCCAAGGTAAAGCTGCCGGAGACGCCGCCGCTCGATTTCCGTTTCGCTGCCGAGGACGAGAATGGCGCCGCCGCGACCGGGCTGCCGCTGCGAGTCGTCGACCTGCCGAACGTTGTCGAAGCCGAGCCGAATCACGAGCTCGACAGCGCGACGCGCGGCGAACTCCCGGCTGCGTTCTGCGGCGTGATCGGCGAGGCAGGCGACCTCGATCGGTTCCGCTTTGCTGCGAAGAAGGGTGAAGTGTGGGACATGAACATCGTCGCCCGCGAGATTCGGTCGCCCCTCGACGCGATTCTCCGCGTGCGGAAAGCGAGCGGCGAAGAACTCGCCGGTTCCGACGACAACGCTGGACGGCCCGACAGCTACATTCGTTTCACTGCCCCTGAGGATGGCGAGTACGTCGCCGACGTCGTCGACCAACTTAACCAAGGCGGCTCGACGTACGCTTACCGCCTGGAAATCACGAAGCCGCGGCTCGCCGTCGACATCGTGCTTGAGGAGCGGAGTCAGTTTGAAACAACCGAAGTCGTCGTCCCGCAAGGAGGCCGCGCGGCGGTGATGGTCACGGCCAATCGCGCGGAGTTCGGCGGCGATCTCAACGTGGCCTTCGGCGCTCTGCCCGAGGGAGTGACGCACGAGACGGTGATGCTCACCGGCGACTACAACCGCCTACCGGTGCTGCTCAAGGCGACGCCCGAAGCGCCCCTCGCGGGCCAGCTGACGACCGTCACCGCCGAACTCACCGACAAGTCGCAGCCGGTGCTCAACCGCTTCCGTCAGCAGACGTGGCTGATTCGCGGCTCGAACAATGTGAACGTTTGGAGCCACTACGCTACGCAAGGCGCCGTCGCGGTGGCGCAGCCGCTGCCGTTCTCGATCAAGATCGTCGAGCCGAAGGCGCCGCTCGTGCAAAGCGGCTCGAAAGACTTGAAGGTCATTGCGGAAAAGAAGGACGGCTTTGACGGCCGCATCGCCGTTCGGATGCTCTACGATCCGCCGGGACTATCGTCGCATCAGGGGATCGGCATCGAGCCAGGCCAAACTGAAGCGGTGATTCCGCTCACCACCAACCCGCAAGCTTGGCCGCGCGACTGGAAGATCATCGTCGTCGCCGAGGCCGACGTGAATGGCACGGTCCGCACGGCGTCGGAATTTGCCACGCTGAAGATCGCGCCGCAGTATCTCGCGATGGCTTATCCGACCGTAGCGACGGAACAGGGCAAGTCGCTTGATTATGCCATCGGCATCACGCAGGCGACGCCATTCAACGGCGCCGCGAAGGTGGAACTCGTCGGCCTCCCGCCGGGCGTGACGACGCAGCCGCAGGAAATCACGAAGGATTCGACCGAAGTGAAGTTCCCGCTGCAAGTCGCCGCCGATGCGCGGGTCGGCCATCACAAGCAACTTTACTGCGTCGTCACCGTCATGGAGAACGACGAACCAGTGGTCCACACGGTCGGCACCGGCGAACTGCGGATCGACGCCCCGCTGCCGCCGCCGCAAACCGCTCAAGAAGGAACTCCTGCGACAGGAGAAGCGTCATGA